The sequence TTGGGTAAGGTATTGCCTTACCTGAAAGTCAAAGACGGATATGACAATAGCACTGAACCAAACTCTAAGCTAGAACATTGTGGTGCCTTTGAGGAACAGTTGGACACTAGTTTACCTGCTTCTGCTTCTGTTATGGAAATTAATTCATCTTCAGTAAATGACCTGTGCCCGACATTGACTGAGTTTAACAGCCTTTCAGCTCAGCATGTTCAGTCAAGAGTATCTGAGCCTGAAGTTTCATTACAACTGCCACATTCTGAGGGTCAAAGCTTCCATAAGCTCATTACACAAGATGAAGGTTTATTTCCTATTATTAATGtttccttttttcaaaaaaaaaaaaaagtgtctctTTCCTTTCCAATCTTACTAATGAATGATTTTCGTTTTTCCCCCCTTCAGAAATTGTGTTTCCTGGAAGACCTGCAGACAAGGGATATTCTATTGCAAAATCTTCTGGGAGCAGTCGTCATTCTACAGACAATCCTATCAGCCACCCTTCTCTTCCAAATGAATTGACAGAACCTGGTGTACCAATTCAGAATGATAGTAAGTTGCACCCCTTTGGCTTGCTCTGGTCTGAGCTTGAAGGTCATACAAAACATGCAAAGTCATCCACTCCATCCACCATGGGAAGGGCTGCTCCATTTGGTGCTATGGGTGATCCAGCTCTTGCTGCAGAGATGTGGCCTGATGTTTATAGGAAAAATGCTCATGTTGACCCCAACTTGTATCAAGATGCCATGGCTGCTCGTCATTTCTCACTCATGGAACAGGAATCCAACCATTTTGATTTAGCAGAGCAGCTTATGGCACAACAAtttcagcagcagcagcagcagcagcagcagcagcaactcCAACAACGATCTATGTTGTCTCCTCATGCACACATAAATGAATCAGTTTTAGAACATGTGCCTACTCAGAATCTTTTACACCAACAGTTGGCCAATCGTTCTGCACCAGATTTGGATCATCTTTTGACACTTCAGCTGCAACAGCAGCGGCAAATTCAGTTCCAACAACAACATCAATTGCATCAACAGCAGCAGTTTCATCAACAGCAAAAGCTTTTGCAGGAGCAAAAGATATTGCAGGAACAAAAGCTTTTGCAGGAGCAAAAGCTTTTGCAGGAGCAACAGCAATCTCAAGTCCGGCAGGTGCTTCTTGAACAGTTGTTTCGAAGTCAAATGCATGACCCTGGCCTTGGGCAGTCACATGTTGATCCTCTCAGAGCCAATCATCAGGCTGTATTAGAGCAGCTTCTTCTACAAGAAATGCAACAACGGTCTCATCATCCTTCGAGGCATAATGAACCATCTTTAGAGCAGATTATGCAAGCTAAATTTGGTCATATGCCACAACAAGATCATCAGAGAGATTTATATGAGCTTATATCACGTGCACAGCATGGACAGATGCAGTCATTGGAGCAACAGCTTCTTCAACAAGACCAGCTGCAGGCCAGGCAGCTGTCAATGGGATTGAGGCAGCGAACTAATATTGAAGGAGAAAGGCATATTGGTTCTATGTGGCCAGCAGATGAATCTGATCAGTTTCTCAGGACTCATGCTGGTCCTCACCGAGCTCACTCTTCAGGGTTTGGCCCAATGGATGTTTATCAGCGACAACAGAGGCCATCCCATGAGGAGCAGCTGAATCACCTTGAAAGGAATCTTTCATTTCAGGAGCGGCTTCGGCAAGGTCTTTATGACCCGGGCTCACTGCCATTTGAGCGGTCAGCTTCTATGCCTGCTGGTGCTCCTGGGATGAATCTGGATGTTCTAGCTATGGCTCGTGCTCATGGTTTGGATATGCAGGAATCAAGTGCACGTATGCAATCTGCTGGTCAAGTGGGTACATTTTCATCTGGCATCCACCCTCATAATCCCCATCATCCTTTGATTCCCAACCAATTTCATGGCCCTCAATTGGATGCAATTGAGGGCCGCTGGCCTGAGAACAATGAGCAGCTAGAGAATGACTGGATAGAATCCCGGGTTCAACAATTGCATATCAATCCAGAACGTCAGAAAAGGGAGTCAGAAGTTAAAATGCCTTCTAAAGATCCAACTTTATGGATGTCAGAAGGGTTTAATGATGAGAAGTCAAAACAATTGTTGATGGAATTGCTCCATCAGAAATCAGGTCATCAATCTACTGAGCCATTGGAGGTGGGTAAGGAAACAAGGGCACCATCTGGCCTTTATTCTGGGTTAAGCTCCTCAGATCACCCATTCACTCTTTGTCTAGACCGAGAAGCAGGACTGGATAACACATTTGCGGTGGGTTCTTATGGTTCTAGTTCATGTGAACCATTACAGGATGAGCGGGCCGCCAGTTTGGAGAGCAATGAAATAATGCCATTTAGATCTGATtctggatcattggttgagggAGAATTGCGCTTGGCAGGCATCAATGAGACTGGTCAGGCAATTTATACAAACTCTAACATGATCGGCAAGTCGATTATGAGCAATGACTTCTCTGAGGCTGAGGGGAGGAAGCATGGGTCTAAAAGTGAGGGTGTGATGAAGGGTCCAGCTTTCGAGATTCAGGAAGGCTTGGTTGAGCAAGCTCGGTTGGCTGCTCTAGACCGTGGGGAAATTTTGATTAATGCCCTTAGCAGGCAGTCATCAATTGGTACTGCGAGTAAATTCTTTCTTAGTTATTTCTTTGTATGCCCTGCGTTATGGTCATAttggagtgatttttttttttatatatatttttcctgaATTTGCTATGCTTGTATtgataatggtttttttttttttggactgaaTTTGCTCTCAGGTGGGAAAACAGGATTCTACAGTGACAAAATTGGTAATTCATTTGTGGAGGAGGTTTCCAAAGTTTCCAAAGAGCGGTAAGTTTCCTTTGTGTAGAATGCCAACTTTTCAAGAAAACCTCATTTAATGCATTCTCTTTCATTTAAAAAGATGTAAGTTTCTAAAACTACTCTCCTTAGTTTAAACTCTAGTGAAAGAGGGTTATTGACTTTTTAAGTACGGTAAAGGGTAAGTTAGGaaagttattaatattatgttcattgatttttcaaagatgATCATATTTTGGGGTTATCCGAAAATGGGTTGGAAGTCCAACAATATGGGACGGTGTGAGCATGATTTTgctatttattgaaaaaaaaaaaaaaaaaacacacacacacacacacacacacgtgcacacacacacagtcTTTGAGAACTTTTCTTTAATACTTGTTATATGTCACTCTTTTAGAGTAGGAAGATGATGGACCTCAGTGAGGGTGGTCAAAACTAACCCCATTAGGTTCTCATAATCTGTCTTTTGCTTgctggtttttatttttcatgttttataCTTTTCTTGTTCTGAATCATGTAAGATGAGACAGTGATGTTATTATTCCACAGTTTAATTCTGAACAACTGCTTTATTATTGTATCATGCATTGCTTAGTTTGACCTCCTTTTGCCAGGGTGCCTGTTCCATTAAAAGGGCAAGACAATAATATTTTGCTGAGACGTCCTCCTGTCCCCCACCCATCGTCATCACAGGAAGGATTGTCTGAGCTGGTCTCAGATCAAGTTGTGAGAGGGAAAATTTCTTCTAGTGGTGCTTCTGATGGTATTGACATCTCAAAATCCTTGTACACTTTTCTTCTCCTGGTTAAAGTAATTAATAATATGATTATATTTCTAAATCTTCAGGGGGAAGACGAGAACCTGGGGTGAATTTATTAAGCCAAGGTTCGGACATCATGGCATCTGGCAAGAAAGACATGCGTTTCCGGCGTACTTCATCTTTTGGTGATGCTGATGTTTCAGAGGCATCATTTATAGATATGCTGAAGAGTAACGCAAAGAAAAGTGCACCGGCAGAGCCTCAATCAACAACAGGATTTTCAGAGACAACAGATGGAACACAAGGGGGCCGAGGTGGCAAAAAGAAAGGTAAAAAAGGAAGGCAAATTGATCCTGCTCTTCTTGGTTTCAAAGTCACCAGCAATCGCATCATGATGGGTGAAATTCAACGCATAGAGGACTAGCCCttttgatttgtattttctttttctatatgtTCATTCCTTAAAAAGTTGTATAGGTTCAAAGCCCTTGGTGTAAAGCGTCTAAAATTCGTTAATTTTTTCCCCGTGAAATGATGATACGGCAGAGGCCAAAATGAATTTTTACAGAGTTTACAGCATCATGACAATTTTGTACAGACTAACAATGTCCATAAGGAAAGTATTCAGGTTATGTAgatttgtatattttgagaaagaatgTAGTTGCAGTTGGTTTTGACACTAATCTTCAGAAGTGGCAGTTCTCTTCACCTCTCTGTGCTCACTTGATGTGTTATGGTTCGTAGCATAATGGTTTCCTAAATTTAGGTCCACTGGTAAAATATATTTAGGaacgtttatttttttttgggttgtttttgaCGGTTGAAAAATGTGGTCAATCTGAAatgatttttgtaaaaaaaaatagtttctttGGGTATGAAAGAGAATAGAACTGCCTTCTTTAGCAAACCCACAATCCTCCCTTacattttgtttggttttggttaAAAGGGCGGAAAAGTGAGATGATAGAAAATAgtgagagaacaaaaaaaaaaaaacttattctctcatttttgtttggttaggagTGAAAAGGtagaaggataaaaaaaatgaatttagataaatttatttatatatctttattaAAGATTGATgtccaattaaaataaaacagtgacaaataaccacaaaaaagaGCAATCACCAGGGACGGCCTTAAGAGGGGGCCATGCCCCctccaattttgaaaaaaaaaaaacattatatacaaaaatttcccctaaaaaatatatttttggcctcttccttcaaaatctttacattttaacccatgaaaactaaaaagaaaattgcaacATTCTTTTGCCCATTGCATATTGATCCAAAAATATGAAACCCGTGGGAACTATGATCAAATGTGTGCAGTGGATACTAATGCTTGTTTGTaggtttatttttatgaattaattaactatttttagaaaatattttattaacattaatGTTGTTGTAGCTTGTGGGgtatgtttgtttggtttattttttggactaaattttgaaacgATAGAGCTATATAATATGGAAATAACGAAACTTTTACTTGAATTGTTAATGATGGaaaaattatctataatatttgattttttaaaagagaaaaaattacaaataatttgaAGCTGATAATGCAACATTGCCTTTAGTGTTGATGTCTCaattcatgaaaattttcaaacaatattcCAAAAAATTACCACTGATTAAATTAGTATTCAGtccaaattgtgaaaatatgagaTCATAATGTTAATGAACGTGATGAAATTTAACAAAGCTTGAGTAGatgttagttttgatttttataaacttttttgggtttatactttggccccccaaaatttaaattctggTTTCGTCCCTAGCAATCacctaatttattaaaaaaaaatcatgtaaaaaaaaaaagtctagttattaaaaaaaaatacaactaccGTGCCCAAGccccaaaaaatgaaaacaaaaaaaggcaCGCCCAGGCCTAaatcaaaagacaaaaaaaagaaggagaggCTAcattctcccccccccccccccccccccccccacaaaaaaagGCGACGTTACTGccagggaagaagaaaaaagaaaaaaggcaacTTGAAGAAGCCTTTATGCATATGGGCATTTTtgtcaatcaagaaaaaattcatcctcgttcagttttttttttttcattttgaggaTAAAACATTTTGGTGGATTCGGGGAAAAAATACATGAGCTCcatcatttattttccttctttcttatCCAACTAAACACactctaaaaatattttctatcatattttctctctaaagTTTTCCATCCATCTTGTTTTACCTTCAAACAAACACATCCTAACCCCCTCTCAAAAGCTTCAAAGTGATTAAAATGCATCCTATATTTTATAGGAATTTGGGACATAGAATTCTTACGTAAATGTCACTATATTCAAGTTTCAAGTACTAAGATAAGTTGTTTCAAAATCTtccaaaaatccaaaataaatctaaaactataacaataatctttttattttattttatttttagatatgaTAGTATTTCAAActgtaattcaataataatttccGTAGAGAATTTCCAAAATGACtatagatgctcattttttttacGAGTCCAGCAAGGAAGCAGGCCCAAAATCAGGGGCAAAAGAAAGTAGTATGGAGTGCTATTAAGCTAAGTGGCAGGAATAACCGATAGTGGGTctaaaaaagcaaataaatagaTCCTGAAGAAGTAAGTGAGCCTGAAAAGGCCCGGAAGAAAGTAACAACAAACCCATGGGCTATATGGATGTGGAAAAGTGAAAATGGGCCATGACTGCTACAGTAGGCCCGAAGTAGTGCaaataaagaaagtaaggggctaTGGAAAACCCATGAATTCCAAGGTAAAGGTGAGAAATACTTAggccgaggaagcccaagaagttagtaaaagcTCATGGGAAACATTTAAGGTGGAAAAAAGGGCCAAGGATGCTCAAAAGAGTAAGTGGGCCAAGGACGCACAAATGAAAGTAGGCGGGACAACGGGAGCCTGTGAGTAGCAAAGGGCCCAGTGAGATCATTGGGCATTCAGAgaaaaaacaaacagaaaatgTCTAAAATGGCCCAGCAGGCTTGGGTCAGGTAGATCTCATGGCAAGCACAACAGAACTGTGTGGCAGAAAGCAAGTAATAGAAGCTGGGAATAAAGGCTTGGAACGGCCCACAACCAGGCAAGGCCCAGTCCTTAGGAGATGTAGGCCATAAATGAGGAGTCAGGCGGAACAGCCCATGCCGAAAGAAGCCAAAAACAAGCAGCAGACTAGGCAGTTTAATGTTCAGACCACGGCAGACAGATGAGCAGCAGACAGAATTTTGAACAAGCATGAAGGCAAGGCATGCGTAAGGCCCAgacaccaccagcctgtacccagccaatacaggaaatggtgaggtcaCGAGTCAGAGGTAAAGGAGGTATGGTCTGGCAGTGGGGAGGGGGAAAGACCCATTTTCATGTTTCCTGCTCAAGCCCTTTTGGAAGTATTGTCCTGTTAGGATGACATATTACCCAAAAGAGGTAAAGCTGGGTGGGAACCACCAGATGCATGCTGTGAGAGATAGAGGGAAGGAGAGTATTCACACTGTGGCAGGTAAAAATGCCACAAGGagcaagaaaaacaaaaaaggcttTCTCTGACTAAGGCGGAGGGGCGCTGGTTGGGTGACTGACCAGTCAGTGACGGTCGGCAAAGGAACTCATGCTagacaaaaacggttaagggttaaaatggtaaaaagcCAAGCACGGCTGGCCTTATATAAGGAGCCCAACTGTGCACGGCTAAGGAGGGCGGACGGGGGGGAAAACCTCTGTAAGATAGTGGCTAGAATCACAAAAACAAGGGAGCGAGAGAAACAAGAAGgataagagagagaataaaaagagagtaaaaacaagaaagaaaaaacgaaagaaaacagaagaagaaaagaagtgagagagaggCAGAGGGAATAGAGTGATTGGCATGCACCGAATGAGTTAATCTCCCTCTCCCCTTCCAACCCATGCTCTCTGGTAACAAAAGGAAGAAACTTCATTCAACCCAAGTCACGTAGGCCCGTTccttcaaagcagctaatttccTCCTCAGAGAAATTAGTCGCGTTGAAGGAGTGGTTTCGCTTCCTGACACAAACTCTGTGGAACGGCTTAACGTGGCAGGCTGgcatttgtttctttaatatgCTCCTTATTCTCCATCTAATACTCATTATTTTGTTAACATCGTGTAAGACGAGCACCCATCATTAAGGCCCACTAATTATTTTGCCtaaattcttattattatatttgccTGCTGTAGTTAACGTGATAAATCTGCCTGCCGTAAGCGTACGATCAAGACCTGACCAACAAGGGCattgtttgtgcacaagccggacTAGGAAGGTTTGCTCTTGGACCGGTCCTAATTCTTCGATCCagaaaattttgggtttagtgTAGTGGCAGGCGGCCCAgcccaacacttgcaaaaaatgcCCACACAATGACAAATATCATTGAAATGCCCCTGGAATCTTGAAAAGTATCAAAATACCCCTAACAATGTCTTAAAACCTTATAGATGATAAAATGGTTTTCCCAAGGAATctccgcaaaaaaaaaaaaaaaaagacaaattttgtcaaaatttccaaaatgcCTAGGGAATCttgaaaattatcaaaatacttCCAACAACcgtaaaataaatagtaaattgtATTCATCATTGCATTTTATTTGTAGATTTGTTCAAACTTTAAAGCTATTGGCAAGAAAGTGTAGTCAGAAagttagataattttttttttcctaatattgTTAGACACATGTCTATAAGTGGTTAATAAGGTAGATGTCCATTTTGTAATATATGACACGCATGGTCCTTTTAACTTCTAGTTGATTCTTTACCTTTTGTATTTATGCATCttctttttctatataaagggaTGCAAGACCATTTATAGAActcaacaaataataatattacccttttttattattctacGTCATTCATCTTGGTGAAGAGATAGGAGTGATGAGACTCTGGCTTTCATCGTCTAACTGAACAACCAGATGGAGGGATAAGATAAGTATGTGATAAGCGTTCAAACGTGTTATATGATGTATTTCTTCTGGCAGACGATATTGAAGTGTTAGATGAAAGCCACAGTTCCATAACTTTTTTCTAATCCTTCCAATCAATTAATCTAGGACTAATTTATGTATCAAAAGGTCTAGGTTCAAAATtttctacaaaagaaaaaaaaaagtttttgattgAGGTAGTTTTGTTAATTCATGGATGGTTTTCCAATGAATTGATAGATGATGAGAATTTGATGTCTCAAAATTTCTACAATTATCTCCAACTATTAAAagttgcacaaaaaaaaaaaaaaaaagcttcttttTGGAGGtttcaattttgtaattatgCATGTAATGTGAAATTAGGTAAATGAACGGGTTAGGTCCCCACCCCACCTATAATAGATAGGCTGGATGAAAAATGGgtaattactatttatttaagtAGGTAATGAATGTGTTGAGTAAATATATATTGGACATGTTTATGACTCGATTCGAGACCCTGTACAACCTATCCATTTGGTGATGAACTGATGATAGGCTAGGAATCAGTGGTGATCTACAAGAGGTGTTCCAACTTGGATAATTTACACccacaaaattttcttcttttctctttttacactaaaaaaagTTGacagtagttttttttaattttatttttaattatcaatatttttattttgattgtgcTTACTTGATTTTAGTTGTTCAATATTAATGTTTTAAAGCAGTAAATTAAAGTCGTCATTTGACATCTACATAAGATCTAGCAAAATTGTAACTTTTCGTAAGAGAGAGACcgaaaaatgttttccaaagtatttttaaGAACACTACCAAAGATTCCAGAGCAAgcagttttatttatttttttaaaaaatattttcataaaggGATAGCATCATGAGCCAAGGCTTTATTTTAATACATAACCAATTCTTAAAGCCCATTTTCCTAAAACATTGACAACTCTAACCTAGTTAAAGGAGAACTCCTCAAAGCACTGGCAAACCAATTCAATATCTTTGACTAAGGCTGACTGAAGGCAGCCAATTTTTAGTCAAAACATTTATACATTCTTTGGGGTCATTTTCTATACCCAGAGCTTCAGCCACAGAACAGTTGACAAGTAGACTGTATCATTAGAAATTGCTACATCAGTATTCAACTTAAAAAACTCCCTGAACTGTTTTATTACACAACTAGAAGTTTAGATCTGGCTTGGCTTTTCCATGCTGCAACTGATTCCTTACTCTCCAAATATAGTCAATGGCCATGCCTACCTGCAAATAAACAGAATTGCTCACTAGTTACTCCCTTTAGTTTAGGCCTTAGCCAAAAACTCGTCTTTATGGAATTTCCATTAGAACCCAAACCAGACAGCTTTTGCCAAGACACACTTTTGGAAGAAATGCAAaacttgatttctttttcaacaCCACAAATGGAACATGAAGATTCGTTGATCTGAAATAGTTTGTCTTGCCCTTTCTTTTGTTGGAAGAGTCCCAACAACTATTCtccacataaaaatatataatgtttCATGACCCTTCAAGTACCACAAATTCCTCCACCCAGCACATCTTGTATGATTGGATATATCAGCTTGACTACACCGATAAGGCAATTTAGTTGAAAAACATCCATTTTTAGAGCCAAGCTACGTCAATTTAAGAGGCTTGGGAGTTCGTCTAATGGGAATACTCATAATAGCCTTGCAGGACTCATCAACAAATACTTCTCTCAGTACGATAACAACCCAAGAATAGTTTTGAGTGTTGATTAGGCTTGAAACCATCAAAATTCGAGCAGTCTCTGAATTCAACATAAAACACCACCATTTTTTCAGAAAAGACAATGtctttgtttgtgtgtgtgtgttggagCCAAATTCCTTGCTATTTAAGTTTAACAAAGTGGGACTGAGGGTTTTCATTGTCACACTAACGGAAGTGTGGGGGTTTAAATTAACACAATTTGTCACAGGTATAAAAATAACGCCATAAGGGTGTTTTGATCCCAAAATAATCAGTCCCATAGTATAAGGCATGTAAATGGAGATTCATAGGCAATTATACtatagaattataaaaaaatttacattagaATCACATGACAAATAGGAGTGAAGATTACCATCTTctcaatttaataatttctCAATGATCCAAGCCAACATTTTACACTGACAGCATTGCTTAAGACTGAATCCACTGGCCTTGGAAGAGTTGCGTGATTGTTTTACCCATGATCCACTCCAACTCAGATGATGATAATGGAACTTGATTGGCAATAAGAGACACTGCTTCTTTTGCTCCTTTATAACCGCATTCAGGAACAACAAATGGAAAGTCGCTGCATAATAGTAtattgagaaaacaaaaaatttcccaTTTGATGTTTCTGTTTTTTTCCCCACCCTCTGGGAATATGAAATATTATGTTTAAACTGAATgagtaaaagaaaagataagagttACCTGCCCCACATGACACGGTTAGCACCAAAGCTGGAAATGATTTGGGAAAATATGTTGGATAAATCCTGATATGGAAATGGCATTCTTGACACCCTAAAAAGTGCACTGAATTTCACATAAACCTGCCAAATTATGAATAGTTTAAGTTATCAACTGAATAACTGTTGACAATTGCTtagcaagaaagaaaagaagaacatgTATCATGAGTTATATATCAGCACTAATATTAAAACCAATATAAGTAAAGTACTCTTGCTCAATTACCCTGGGAGCCCTCTCTGTCTAGCAAAAAACTTAAGGAGCCTTAGGTAAAGCTCTAGACAAAGTATAGCAATTATAAAAGAACAACAGCTTCTCTCAATCTCAAGACTTCCAGTACAAGTGAAAATATAATGTTCTTGTATGATATCCTAGTCAGACTAAGATCAACCTTGGTGATCTCAATATGGCCGCAGTAGCTGGAAATAATCAGGGCTTGCATATATGCTGTGTCTTTTAAAGGTATTCAGGACATGTTACCTGCGGGAATCTAGATAGCTTTAGAAGCTCAGAAAAGGCCAGACTTTCATCATCATTTCTGCAAATTGACATGTAATAAGTATGAAGGTTAATATGGTCTTCTATCCAGCTAAAGATTGAAAAGCTTCTTTTAACAGAGTCAAATTACAAAAGAGCTCACGTTGGTGGTTTGCAGAATGCGAAATGATCAAGCAAAACAACTGTTGATGGAAATTCTGTGCACAGTTTCTCAATTTCTGAAAGATGCAGTCCGAGACCCTGAAATACCCATCTGATTAATATATTATCATCTTGACCCCTGTAATCCAATACTTATGTGGCAATTATTGCCCCAGTCACTGAGTAGGTGAATGCACAGTAATTAAGAATGTGAAAACAGAGTAAAATAATGCAATCTGTTAAAATAAGTTTAAGAAATAGGTTGGGACCTTTTAGATTATTGTTTTGTAATTACTTATATAGGTTTGAGTGGACTAGATAAGAATCATACTACCTTCATACACATGAAACCCACTGGTACTCCAAGTTCTCCTGCCTTGGAGAACATAGCCTTGCCAACTTCATTTGTCATCTGCCAAAACCATCCaacatgtaaataaaaataaaaataataaagcatgTGGATAGATGAGAAGTATCTGCCATTTCCTTGCACTGCCTTAAATCTAGCACAGATGTAAGGGGATCAGGACACACCATTTGAGGGAATGCTGCAAGGAAATTAATAACATCAATCCTAATGGTATTGGGTAGCATTTATATGATTCTCTTATCACATATGGCATATTAACGTTGAACGTATTTGCCTTTTGCCCTCTTCAGTATTACATGCATCTGTGATATAGTTTAAAGGGGAAAGCAGACCATTTGATAGGAGTTCTGGAAAGAAACTTCCAATTTTAGAACTCAACAGCTAGTTTCTGTTCTTATATTTTACTTTCACGAACTAGTTGCTTGCCTGGGATGTCAGGGGCTAGAGTGAGCAAACAGCATTTACGAGATTAATGTATGTGAAAAGGGTATAGGAAGATTTTCTTGCTTTCTCCTAGAAAATGAGATAACTAGTGCCAAAAAAATAccctaaaatatgtttttaagtTTTCTCAAAATTGATCTTATGAAATAAAAGTGGAGGAAAGAAAATACATTCAGGATAAACAGCAGAGGCTATGCTTGGTGATTACTACCTGCTGACCAGATGGCCACAAATATGGATTAAAGCGAACAGCACAATAGCCATCCTAGCATGAAAGAACACAGTGTCAACATTATTCCTCTGAGACATAACAGTGGTTGGTACATGGTCACATGAGATATTCTGTAGACCTTTAAAATGAGATGTTCAAGCTGCTTAACCCCACTTCCATCTTCAGCTGGATTTGCAAGGCAACAGCCAACAAATTTGGTTGGGAACTTGTTCAGGACACTGTCCAATGATTAAGTTATTAACTTGGTATAAGGAAATACCTTGTAGTGTTACATGGTGAGAACCATAACatggaagcaacaaataagggaAGCTGCTATAATTAATAAAACACagagaaaatttgaaagatCCAACTATGAGTCCTGCCAAT comes from Castanea sativa cultivar Marrone di Chiusa Pesio chromosome 3, ASM4071231v1 and encodes:
- the LOC142627737 gene encoding uncharacterized protein LOC142627737 isoform X1 produces the protein MAEGKLDLPDDLLSSKPSDHSWSAKVEASGGNDEDKVLMGLLDESKDQSASESSIPLSPQWLYARPTEPKMETRGPTSVSLGNPTDPNQKDNWRLDGSEDKKDWRRTAADSEISRRWREEERETGLLGGRRDRRKAERRVDNISMRETVESRALPTSDRWHDGRNSGHETRRDSKWSSRWGPEDKDKESRTEKRTDLEKEDAHNDNQSFVGSNRSVSERDSDSRDKWRPRHRMEIHSGGSNAYRAAPGFGLERGRVEGSNMGFTLGRGRSNVVGRGSSTGPIGAADKSESVPGRPSHSVDSFCYPRGKLLDIYRRQKLDPSFTIMPDDMEELAPITEVGFIEPLAFVAPDAEQEAILGDIRRGKITSSGMVYSLYRKGRSTENVTGVEDLDSTEQNQGILLPTPNDEAATDDVYQADDDGTLWKYGSKRNVVDEKYIKEAEDNVTGAINGLEDGLAPIISESNGVCGATEIDGAQHSASQMNIGEKWQMADSDFAKHVQFDGIEFSTSFDLRPKLPDDSNSLFVVPSPEQNQSRNSQANDLDMVAPPEELSLYYVDPQGVTQGPFVGADIILWFEQGFFGTDLPVRLADAPEGTPFQELGKVLPYLKVKDGYDNSTEPNSKLEHCGAFEEQLDTSLPASASVMEINSSSVNDLCPTLTEFNSLSAQHVQSRVSEPEVSLQLPHSEGQSFHKLITQDEEIVFPGRPADKGYSIAKSSGSSRHSTDNPISHPSLPNELTEPGVPIQNDSKLHPFGLLWSELEGHTKHAKSSTPSTMGRAAPFGAMGDPALAAEMWPDVYRKNAHVDPNLYQDAMAARHFSLMEQESNHFDLAEQLMAQQFQQQQQQQQQQQLQQRSMLSPHAHINESVLEHVPTQNLLHQQLANRSAPDLDHLLTLQLQQQRQIQFQQQHQLHQQQQFHQQQKLLQEQKILQEQKLLQEQKLLQEQQQSQVRQVLLEQLFRSQMHDPGLGQSHVDPLRANHQAVLEQLLLQEMQQRSHHPSRHNEPSLEQIMQAKFGHMPQQDHQRDLYELISRAQHGQMQSLEQQLLQQDQLQARQLSMGLRQRTNIEGERHIGSMWPADESDQFLRTHAGPHRAHSSGFGPMDVYQRQQRPSHEEQLNHLERNLSFQERLRQGLYDPGSLPFERSASMPAGAPGMNLDVLAMARAHGLDMQESSARMQSAGQVGTFSSGIHPHNPHHPLIPNQFHGPQLDAIEGRWPENNEQLENDWIESRVQQLHINPERQKRESEVKMPSKDPTLWMSEGFNDEKSKQLLMELLHQKSGHQSTEPLEVGKETRAPSGLYSGLSSSDHPFTLCLDREAGLDNTFAVGSYGSSSCEPLQDERAASLESNEIMPFRSDSGSLVEGELRLAGINETGQAIYTNSNMIGKSIMSNDFSEAEGRKHGSKSEGVMKGPAFEIQEGLVEQARLAALDRGEILINALSRQSSIGTASGKTGFYSDKIGNSFVEEVSKVSKERVPVPLKGQDNNILLRRPPVPHPSSSQEGLSELVSDQVVRGKISSSGASDGGRREPGVNLLSQGSDIMASGKKDMRFRRTSSFGDADVSEASFIDMLKSNAKKSAPAEPQSTTGFSETTDGTQGGRGGKKKGKKGRQIDPALLGFKVTSNRIMMGEIQRIED